The window CCAGAAAACGGGACCACCGCAGACTGGGGCAGCAACTCGAACTCTTCATGGTCTCCGAGGAGGTCGGTCAGGGCCTGATTCTCTGGCAGCCAAAAGGGGCGATGGTGCGCCTCCTCATCGAGGAATTCAGCCGCAAAGCCCACCTGATGCATGGCTACGACTGGGTGATCTCTCCCCACATTGGCAGGGCGCAGCTGTGGGAAACGTCCGGTCACCTGGATTTCTACAAAGACAGCATGTACGCCCCGATGGACCTTGATGGTGAGGCTTACTACGCCAAACCCATGAATTGCCCGTTTCACATCGAGATCTACAAAAACAAAAAGCGCTCTTACCGCGAGCTCCCTCTCAGGTACGCTGAATTTGGCACGGTGTACCGTTATGAGCTTTCGGGTGCATTGCACGGACTGACACGGGTGCGTGGATTCACCCAGGACGATGCCCACATCTTCTGCACGGCAGATCAGGCGGAAGCAGAAATCTCAAGAGCCCTGGAGTTCTCGCTGTTTGTGCTCAGAAGCTTTGGGCTCTCAGATTTCACGGCCTACCTGTCCACGCGTCCAGAGGAGTCTGTGGGAGAGGCAAAAGACTGGGACCTTGCCACGGAAAGCCTGCGCAGAGCTCTTGAAAAAGCCCATCTGCCTTATGACATTGATGAGGGTGGAGGGGCATTTTACGGTCCCAAAATTGACCTGAAAGTCAAAGACGCCCTGGGCAGGCAGTGGCAGCTCAGCACTATCCAGTTTGATTTCAATCTGGCAGAGCGTTTCAGGCTGGAATACATTGCCGAGGATGGGCAGGCAAAACGCCCCTTCATGGTCCACCGTGCACTGTTCGGCAGCATGGAACGCTTCTTCGGGGTGCTGCTGGAGCATCACGCAGGCGAGTTCCCCCTGTGGCTTGCTCCGGTGCAGGCAAAAATCATTCCCATTGCAGACAGGCACATCGAGTACGCCCAGAAAGTCGCTTCTCAGATTCGGGCACATCAGGGCCGTGCAGAGGTGGACCTGAGAAACGAACGCATGCAGGCCAAAATCCGGGATGCAGAACTGCAAAAAATCCCCCTGGTTCTGGTGGTGGGAGATCGGGAGGCGCAGGAAAATCAGGTCAGCGTGAGGGAACGTGGGGTGAAGGAACAGCAGGTGATGTCTGTTGAGGGTTTGCTGGAGAAACTGAGAGGAGCCTCGGTGGACCAGTTGCTCCATGGCAATCCGTCTTTTTGATTCTGTTTGACCACTTTGCATTGAGACCGGCCAGATGGCCGGTTTTTGTTTTCAGGACAGACGCGAGAGAAACGTCTGACCCTTTACCGATCCCAGGATGATGGCATGTTCAGTCATATATCTCCAAGTCGAATCACCAGATGATCACATTCGCTTACCAGAATGATTGACTTTGATCACATGATCCCCTAGGATGAGGGTACAGAAATTCCCTGATGTTGCAGCGGCCTTGCCGCAGTCTTGTTTTATTTCCCGGAGGAAGTCATGCACAGAAAGACCCTGATCACCGGCTCACTCATGCTCACCTGCTTTCTTTCCCTTGCTCATGCCCAGAGCCTGAAACCCGAGTACATCGCCCAGGCCACCGAGCGCACCATCACCCTCGATGGGGACCTCAGCGACTGGGCTGGACTCCCCCAGTACACCATCGAGATGTCCAACGGCTTCCCCTCTGTTCCAGTCAGTTCCAAAGGTTATTTCCAGGTGGCTTATGACAAGGACAACCTCTATCTGGTGGGTGTGTTCAATCAGGCCAAAGATACAGTGCTGGCCAAGCTTGCTCAGGACGCACCCGAATGGTGGAACGATGACGTGCTGGAAATCTACTTCCAGCCCAACCGCACCGACAAAGTGCCCACCAGCCAGCACTTTGCCATCAACCCCGCAGGCGTGCGCTTCAAGAACTACACCGCCACCACCGAGTACCAGACGGCTTCCAAAATTGAGGACAACCGCTGGATCGTGGAAGTGGCTTTCCCTCTAGGCAAGGGTGTTTTTGCTGCAGCAGGAGACGGCAGCGCCTGGAACCTGAAGGTGGGCCGCGAGCACCAGAAAGCTGGAGAATACCCTTTGTGGCCCATGGGTGGTGATTTCAACGCCGAAACCAACTACGGCATCCTGAGCTTCAACAAGACCCTGCAAGATGCGCAATCCCTGGTCGGCAAGTATCAGGTGGCACAGGAAAGCGCAACCCCGATCATCAGCCGGGTGTCTGACATCTCTTCTTTTGCAACCTATTACGGAAAAGATGCAGCAACCATCAGCAAACTGAGCAACTTTGATCTGGCGATCACCCAGCCCGGGCTTTCAAAAGAGCAGCTTGATGCCCTGCATGAAAACGGCACCCGCGTGGTGGCCTACCTGAGCATCGGGGAACTTGATCCCGGAAGCGCATGGGCCGGCGAAGTGAAAGACAGCTGGGTGCTGGGCACCAATGCCAACTGGGGCTCCAAGTTCGTGAACGCCAGCGAAGTCGGATGGCAGGACATCATGGTCCGTGAAACTGGAAAACTGATTGCCCAGGGTTACGACGGGGTTTTCCTGGACACCCTTGACACCGCAGATGTTTATCCTCAGGCCGCTCCTGGACTGGTGGCCACCGTTGAGAAGCTGCGCAAAACCTACCCTGATGCTGTGATCGTGCAGAACAGAGGCTTCTCCCTCCTCAAACAGACCGCCGAACTGGTGGATGCCGTGATGTTCGAAGGGTTCTCCAGCGCCTGGGATTTCAACAAGAAGGAATATCACGCTGTGCAGGGCGATCCCAACTTTGTGGCCTCTTACGCCAAGCGGGGCCTGGTTGTGCTGGCCCAGGATTACGCCAACCCAGACGATACCGCCACCATCACCAACGATTACGTGCGTGCCAGAGAGTACGGCTTCATTCCCTACGTTGCCAACCTGATGCTGGACCAGCTCTACATCCCTGAATTGTGATGATTGAAGGTAAGAGACAGGAGGAGCCATGCTGATTCAGCCAACCCGCAAACCCAAAGAGAAACTCAGCAACCTGAGGCAGCAGGAAGCCCTGCTCGCCTACCTGCTGATTCTGCCTTCCACCATCGGGATTCTGGTGTTCGCCGTGTTTCCGATCCTGGCCTCCATGGGGATCTCCATGACCAGCTGGGGAGGACTCACCCAGCCCAGCCTGGAAAACTTCAGGAGCCAGTTCAACGGCATTGAGAATTACCAGACGGCGCTCAGCGATGACCGGGTGGTGCGCTCCATTCAGCACACCCTCACTTACGTGCTCCTCTCTGTCCCCATCGGCATTGCCGTGTCCCTGGCAATTGCCACTTTGATCCACAACCTGAAAGCAGGCTGGCTTCGGACCTTCTTCCGCACCACCTATTACCTCCCCATGGTCACCATTGGTGTTGCTGTCGCCCTCCTCTGGCAACTGCTGCTCAACCCGCAGGGCCTGATCAATCTGATGCTCAGCTGGTTTGGCATCAAAGGCCCTGCATGGCTGGCCTCGCCTGAATGGGTGCTTCCCGCCATTGCCCTCTTCTCGGTTTGGCAGGGCTCGGGAACCAGTGTGATCCTGTTCCTGACGGCGCTCAGCAACGTTCGAAAGGAGCTTTACGAAGCGGCACAACTGGACGGGGCCACCGGATGGAATGCTTTTTTGAAGATCACCCTCCCCATGATCAGCCCGACCATCTTTCTGGTGATGGTGCTCTCCCTGATCTCCAGCATCCAGGTGTTCGATGCCGTGCTGGTGATGACCAACGGGGGACCTGGAGACTCCAGCACCACCATCGCCGTGTACATCTACAAGACCGCCTTCCAGTACTTCAAGTACGGCTACTCTGCAGCCCTCGCCTGGATTCTGGCCATCTTCCTGATCGTGCTGACCCTGATTCAATGGCGCGTGCAGAGACAGTGGGTGAATTATGACCAACAGTAAACCCCAGAACCTGCCTGTCACCCACGAAAAGGCCCGCAAAACCGTGAAAGCCCCCTTAAACCAGTACCTGATTGTGTTCGTGCTGTCTCTCGGCGCATTGATGATCTTCCTGCCCTTTCTGTGGATGATCTTCACCAGTTTCAAGACCCCCACCGAAGCTTACGCCTGGCCTCCGGTCTGGCTCCCGAAGGAATGGAACCTCAAAAACTTCCAGCAGCTCTTTGACACCATTCCCTTTTTGAAGATGTTCGTGAACAGCGTCTGGACTTCTGTGGCCATCGCCTCCCTGAACATCCTGACTGCAGCCCCTGCAGCCTATGCTTTTGCAAGATTGCGTTTCCCCGGAAACGACCTTTTCTTCAGCTCCCACCTGCTGTCCATGATCGTGCCCTGGCAGGTCACCCTGATTCCGACCTTCTTGATGGTCAAACAGTTTGGCTGGTACGACTCTTACGCCGCCCTGATCATCCCCAGCATCTCCAACGCTTTCACGGTGTTTCTCTTGTTTCAGTTCTTCAGAAACCTGCCCAAAAGCCTCGAAGAAAGCATTCTGGTCGATGGGGGCACCTGGTTCACCGCCCTGTGGCACATCGGGATTCCCGCTTCCAGAGGCGCAATTGCTGCCGCGTGGCTCTTCGCCTTCCTGGGCAACTGGCAGAACTTCCTGTGGCCCCTGATCGTGCTGCAGTCCCAGGACAAGATGGTGCTTCCCGTGGGACTCCTCAGCCTGCAGAACCAGTTCTCGGTCAATGTGCCGGTCCTGATGGCCGGAGCCACCCTGGCAAGCCTGCCCACCATCATCGCTTACCTGTTCGTTCAGAGATACCTCACCGATTCCGCGATCACCAGCGGAATCAAGGGATAACCCCAGATCTGGCACTGAAAGCCTGATCTCTTCCCCCTGGCCAAGATTTCCATTCGCTTCCCTCAGGCAAAACTGAGCAAAGCTCAGTTTTCCCGAAAGTGCACAAGGAGTACCCATATGAAAAAAGCTTTTGGTCTGACCCTTTCCCTGCTGGCCCTCGGCATTGCTTCCGCCCAGAAAGTGACCATCGACTACGCCACCTGGGACGCCACCCGCCAGAAAACCGACGAGGCCCTGATTGCCGCCTTCGAGAAGGCCAACCCCACCATCGACGTGAAATACAACCTGGTGCCCTGGGGCGTGTACTGGCAGAAAGCCGCAGCCATGACCGCAGGTGGAAGCACCTTCGACGTGATGTGGATGAACCTGGACAACTTCCCCTTCTACCAGTCCCAGGGTGCCCTCGCTCCCCTTTCTGTTCCTGAAAAATCCCTCTCTGCAATCAACAAGAACATGCTCGATCCCTACCGTGTGGGAGGCAAGCTTTACGGGGTGCCCCTCGGACCCCAGGCCGTGACGGTTTTCGTGAACCGTGCCCTGTTTAAAGAGCGTGGCGTGGCCATTCCCACCAAAGAGTGGACCTGGGACCAGATGCTGGACGCCGCCAAGAAACTCACCTTTGAGAAAGACGGCAAGAAGATCTGGGGCATCAACGCCCAGGACCTGCAAATCGACCTCGAATACGGCATGAGCTTTTATTACTCCAACGGGGGCAAAGGGGTGATCCGCAAGTCCGGCAAGACCTTCAAGGCCAACCTGGATCGCACCTTCAGTGACACCGCCCAGAAACTCAGCGACCTGATCTACAAGCACAAGGTCAGCGCAGGACCCGCCGATGTGGGCCAGCAGGGCTACCAGCAGTTCCTCGCCGGTCAGGTGGGCATCTTCGTGGAAGGCTCCTGGATGGTGCCCGTGTGGTCCCAGAACCCCGATCTGGACTGGGCTTATGCTCCTTTCCCCAGCCTCCAGAAAGGCAAGGCCGCCCGTCCGGTCTTCAGTGCCCACGCCCTGGTGGTTCCTGCCGGAAGCAAGAACAAGGAAGCCGCCAACAAACTGATCGAATGGCTGAACACCAGCACCCAGGCCCAGCGCATGATCGCCCAGAAGGGACTCCTCCCCACCCTGGCCGACGAGTACAGAACCCAGTACCTGCAGGCCCTCCCTGGCCGCAACGCTGGTGTGGTGTTTGACCAGTTGAAAAACTCGGTGATCATCAACAGCGATGTGAGGAACCTCTCGAACCTGCCTGAAGTCCTGACCGCCCTGAACACCAGCATGAACCTGGTGTGGACCGGCAATGCCAAAGTGGCAGACGCCGTGAAGAATGCCACCAAGGACATGCAGAACCTGCTCAATCAGGGGAAAGTGATCGGGAGCAACTGATGAACTTCGTTCTCGGACTGGACGGGGGTGGCAGCAAAACCGCTGCCCTCCTGCTCAGCGAGTCAGGCACCACCCTGGGGCCTTTTTACACCACGGGCGTGAATCCCTTCGACAACCCGAAGTGGCAGGACACCCTGATCAGCTTCCTGAATTCCCTGCCCCAGGTGAACCTCACCGCAGCCTGCTTTGGACTCCCTGGATACGGAGAAGTGGATGCTTACTCCCGAATGCAGGACCAGACCATCGAGAACTGGGTCTCCAACATCCGGTATGACGTGGTGAACGATGTGCAGGTGGCTTTTGAAGGGGCTTTCTGCGGGTCCGCAGGGGTCCTGATGCTCGCCGGAACAGGCTCGATGGCCTGGGGCAGCGACGGCACACAGCACATCCGGGTCGGAGGCTGGGGTGAAAAGCTTGGAGATGAAGGCAGTGGCTACTGGATTGGAGAGCAGGCCCTCTCTCTGCTGACCCACACCCTGGACGGAAGGCTGCAGGACGATGTTTTTAAATCCAGCCTGCTGGAACACCTCAGCATTCACAGTGTAGACCCATCCAGAGACCTGCTCTCCTGGTATTACACGCTGGACCACCCCAGATCCCAGATCGCTGCGCTCTCACAGCTGGTGGACCGCATGGCCCGCGCAGGGAACAGAACTGCACTGGACATTCTTTCTGGGTCCAGTCAGCATCTGGCCCACCACATCGAAGCGGCCTGGAAGAAACTGGGCCTGCAGAATCAGCCCCTGACCTGGAGCTACGCCGGGTCCCTGTTCAAAAGCCAGCTGGTGCTGGATGGGGTCAAAGACCGCTTACCAGACAGCCAGCTTCAGGAACCCCTGCTTCGTCCCCTCTCAGGAGCTGTCTGGCACGCAGCAAAACTTGCAGGCTGGGACAGACCGCTGGACCGCGTAAAGGATGCCATGTCCGCCGTGGGGTATCAGGGATAATTCCCTCCCCAACCCCCGTACCCTCTCCCCTTCACCCACTGAGAGTTCCTCTCTCATCGTTTCACTCTCAGAAAGGAAGTCCCAATGAACGTCACCGAACAGAGCATTTTTGAACAGTTTTCCTTCTGGAAATCCGCGCTTCAACTCGAGCTTCCCCGTCTTGATCCCGAAAAACTGACCATTGTCGTTGGATGCGGCACCTCGTTTTATCTGGCCCAGACCGTCAGCGCCCTCCTCAACCGTCACGGGTTCCGTTCCCAGCCGGTTGCAGGCAGCGAGTGGACCCACCATGCCAGCAGTTACACCCCTGAGCAGGTGCAGGTGATTGCCCTTTCCAGAAGCGGAGAATCCACGGAGACCATCGAGGCTGTGGAGTACAGCAAACAGCAGGGATATCTGGTCATCGGGATCACCTGTGAGAAGGGCAGCACCCTGGAGCGCAACAGCGACCTGCCGATCTACGCCGAGACCCACGCCCGTGAAGGCATCGTGATGACCTCCTCTGCAAGCCTGATGCTGCTGGTCAGCATGCGTTTGATGGGGATTGAGATCTCCGAGATTGATGTGGACCGTGCTGAAGAGTTCCTGCACCGCTCTGCCTCTGAAATTGACAGTCTGCTGGTGGGACGCTCACACTTCGTCTACCTGGGCGGAGGCCACCTGTACGGCATGGCCAACGAGGGTGCCCTGAAACTGCAGGAGATGAGCCTCAGTTACACCCAGGCCTACCACCCCATGGAGTACCGTCACGGCCCCATCACCCTGGTGGACGAAAGAACCCTGGCTGTGCTGCTGTACAACGATGAAACCCATGCCCTGGAAGCCAGGCTGACCGGAGACCTGCAGAGCAAAGGAGCCCGTGTGCTCGGTGTTGGTGGTCCTGGAGACGTGTCTCTGCCCTACCCCACCGAAAACAACGAACTGGCAGCTTTGCTGGCCCTGCCCGTGCTGCAACTGATCGGTGAGCGTCTGGCCCAGCTGAAAAATCTGGACACCACAAAACCCCGTCACCTGACCAAAGTGGTGGTGCTGTCATGACCGCAGCCCTGAGACTGAAACCCAAAAACCGTGCAGCAGCACTGCTGGCCCACGCCCGCGAGCACCGTTACGCCATTGGTGCATTCAATGCCGTGAACCTGGAAACTGCAGAGGCCATCGTGCAGG of the Deinococcus cellulosilyticus NBRC 106333 = KACC 11606 genome contains:
- the thrS gene encoding threonine--tRNA ligase, whose translation is MKVNPEPSKQADHLQQNPVVGFQSASGIIHDLFASKPEGAQPIALQDRVAAQLVRHSLAHVLAKAVKQHFGSEHPIQFGMGPVIENGFYYDFDLPVPIRAEDLPLLEEKMREIIRQNLPFQRSEVSREEAASNFADQPYKLELLENLPEDAVISLYRQGDFVDLCRGPHVPATGMIPFSFKLTHVSGAYWKGDSSRPMLQRIYGVAFHEGEELEHFLWQQEEARKRDHRRLGQQLELFMVSEEVGQGLILWQPKGAMVRLLIEEFSRKAHLMHGYDWVISPHIGRAQLWETSGHLDFYKDSMYAPMDLDGEAYYAKPMNCPFHIEIYKNKKRSYRELPLRYAEFGTVYRYELSGALHGLTRVRGFTQDDAHIFCTADQAEAEISRALEFSLFVLRSFGLSDFTAYLSTRPEESVGEAKDWDLATESLRRALEKAHLPYDIDEGGGAFYGPKIDLKVKDALGRQWQLSTIQFDFNLAERFRLEYIAEDGQAKRPFMVHRALFGSMERFFGVLLEHHAGEFPLWLAPVQAKIIPIADRHIEYAQKVASQIRAHQGRAEVDLRNERMQAKIRDAELQKIPLVLVVGDREAQENQVSVRERGVKEQQVMSVEGLLEKLRGASVDQLLHGNPSF
- a CDS encoding endo alpha-1,4 polygalactosaminidase, which codes for MHRKTLITGSLMLTCFLSLAHAQSLKPEYIAQATERTITLDGDLSDWAGLPQYTIEMSNGFPSVPVSSKGYFQVAYDKDNLYLVGVFNQAKDTVLAKLAQDAPEWWNDDVLEIYFQPNRTDKVPTSQHFAINPAGVRFKNYTATTEYQTASKIEDNRWIVEVAFPLGKGVFAAAGDGSAWNLKVGREHQKAGEYPLWPMGGDFNAETNYGILSFNKTLQDAQSLVGKYQVAQESATPIISRVSDISSFATYYGKDAATISKLSNFDLAITQPGLSKEQLDALHENGTRVVAYLSIGELDPGSAWAGEVKDSWVLGTNANWGSKFVNASEVGWQDIMVRETGKLIAQGYDGVFLDTLDTADVYPQAAPGLVATVEKLRKTYPDAVIVQNRGFSLLKQTAELVDAVMFEGFSSAWDFNKKEYHAVQGDPNFVASYAKRGLVVLAQDYANPDDTATITNDYVRAREYGFIPYVANLMLDQLYIPEL
- a CDS encoding carbohydrate ABC transporter permease, which produces MLIQPTRKPKEKLSNLRQQEALLAYLLILPSTIGILVFAVFPILASMGISMTSWGGLTQPSLENFRSQFNGIENYQTALSDDRVVRSIQHTLTYVLLSVPIGIAVSLAIATLIHNLKAGWLRTFFRTTYYLPMVTIGVAVALLWQLLLNPQGLINLMLSWFGIKGPAWLASPEWVLPAIALFSVWQGSGTSVILFLTALSNVRKELYEAAQLDGATGWNAFLKITLPMISPTIFLVMVLSLISSIQVFDAVLVMTNGGPGDSSTTIAVYIYKTAFQYFKYGYSAALAWILAIFLIVLTLIQWRVQRQWVNYDQQ
- a CDS encoding carbohydrate ABC transporter permease, whose protein sequence is MTNSKPQNLPVTHEKARKTVKAPLNQYLIVFVLSLGALMIFLPFLWMIFTSFKTPTEAYAWPPVWLPKEWNLKNFQQLFDTIPFLKMFVNSVWTSVAIASLNILTAAPAAYAFARLRFPGNDLFFSSHLLSMIVPWQVTLIPTFLMVKQFGWYDSYAALIIPSISNAFTVFLLFQFFRNLPKSLEESILVDGGTWFTALWHIGIPASRGAIAAAWLFAFLGNWQNFLWPLIVLQSQDKMVLPVGLLSLQNQFSVNVPVLMAGATLASLPTIIAYLFVQRYLTDSAITSGIKG
- a CDS encoding ABC transporter substrate-binding protein; the encoded protein is MKKAFGLTLSLLALGIASAQKVTIDYATWDATRQKTDEALIAAFEKANPTIDVKYNLVPWGVYWQKAAAMTAGGSTFDVMWMNLDNFPFYQSQGALAPLSVPEKSLSAINKNMLDPYRVGGKLYGVPLGPQAVTVFVNRALFKERGVAIPTKEWTWDQMLDAAKKLTFEKDGKKIWGINAQDLQIDLEYGMSFYYSNGGKGVIRKSGKTFKANLDRTFSDTAQKLSDLIYKHKVSAGPADVGQQGYQQFLAGQVGIFVEGSWMVPVWSQNPDLDWAYAPFPSLQKGKAARPVFSAHALVVPAGSKNKEAANKLIEWLNTSTQAQRMIAQKGLLPTLADEYRTQYLQALPGRNAGVVFDQLKNSVIINSDVRNLSNLPEVLTALNTSMNLVWTGNAKVADAVKNATKDMQNLLNQGKVIGSN
- a CDS encoding N-acetylglucosamine kinase, which produces MNFVLGLDGGGSKTAALLLSESGTTLGPFYTTGVNPFDNPKWQDTLISFLNSLPQVNLTAACFGLPGYGEVDAYSRMQDQTIENWVSNIRYDVVNDVQVAFEGAFCGSAGVLMLAGTGSMAWGSDGTQHIRVGGWGEKLGDEGSGYWIGEQALSLLTHTLDGRLQDDVFKSSLLEHLSIHSVDPSRDLLSWYYTLDHPRSQIAALSQLVDRMARAGNRTALDILSGSSQHLAHHIEAAWKKLGLQNQPLTWSYAGSLFKSQLVLDGVKDRLPDSQLQEPLLRPLSGAVWHAAKLAGWDRPLDRVKDAMSAVGYQG
- a CDS encoding SIS domain-containing protein, translating into MNVTEQSIFEQFSFWKSALQLELPRLDPEKLTIVVGCGTSFYLAQTVSALLNRHGFRSQPVAGSEWTHHASSYTPEQVQVIALSRSGESTETIEAVEYSKQQGYLVIGITCEKGSTLERNSDLPIYAETHAREGIVMTSSASLMLLVSMRLMGIEISEIDVDRAEEFLHRSASEIDSLLVGRSHFVYLGGGHLYGMANEGALKLQEMSLSYTQAYHPMEYRHGPITLVDERTLAVLLYNDETHALEARLTGDLQSKGARVLGVGGPGDVSLPYPTENNELAALLALPVLQLIGERLAQLKNLDTTKPRHLTKVVVLS